AAAACAAatctagtaagtggaccttgagttaagcttttttgtcaaactactgtAGTAGAGAGAAAACGTCCTGAATGACTTTTTTCCATCTGAACAagtacaaataaaacaacagatCAACCAATCGAATAGTCAATGAAATCCTACTAAGGACGTCTTTAGAATTATTACCTTGTTTATTAAGTAATAAAATaccaataatacaaaataaatgaccCTGAATATATAATAACTTATCTGTTATCTGGTATAAACCTCCATTAATCATCATATTTAtctaaaaacataaacatgttttcacatggggggggggggggggggggggcccgaggggagggagggggggggggggtttagacggagcacCTGAGGTGATGGAGCACCTAAGGTGATGAAGCACCTGAGGTGATGCTAcgttcaaattatgctagctctCCAACATCAACAACCCTATCTTTAACCGTTCTACGACACGTAGATTAGCTTTATTACACATTGCGACATTTAGACTTCAGAAAACTTGGAAAGCAGTTTTTAATCTGTTAAAAATTAACTTTCTGTCATCAGCCTGTTACACGAGCTAAATGATAACTTAGATCTAGTTGAAAGCTTCAGAAACAAatctagtaagtggaccttgagttaagcttttttgtcaaactactgtAGTAGAGAGAAAACGTCCTGAATGACTTTTTCCATCTGAACAagtacaaataaaacaacagatCAACCAATCGAATAGTCAATGAAATCCTACTAAGGACGTCTTTAGAATTATTACCTTGTTTATTAAGTAATAAAATaccaataatacaaaataaatgaccCTGAATATATAATAACTATTATCTGTTATTGAGCTCTTTTTTTGTTCAAATCAACTtagaaaatattgtggtttacagaaacgtacaatgccaataTTTTATTCTGGCGACTGAGGTGTTAAAAGTCGTTTTGGGGTTTAAATTTCAGATATTGGCtctaaaaacaacattaaagctCTTTAAGGGATATTTTCAGGTGGTAAACAGAAAGAAGATCCCTTATTATGGTTCTAGTTtggagaacctgaagattaaacAGTGTCAGACCGGCCTCAGATTAGCCCCCCTCCCTGTATGAATCTGCATCTTGAAGCCTGAAGTGGACTCACGGGTTGGGGGGGCGGTTTGCAGAGCTGGGCTGGGTCGGGTGTATTTCAGGAGCTCGTCAGCCCATTGGTCTGCCCGGGAATCCATTTCCATAAAGAGGATCTGAGCATTTTGCTGAGGCATCGCAACCCACCATATATACCCTATTTCATTTTTCACTGTGTAGCTTAGGCAGTGTCTTCATTTCTTCCACAAGTGTGTCTtggtcctcttcttcttcctcctctcaacAGGTGAGAAATCTTcttctcttgttttgtttctgagCTTCTCTGAGAGCAGCATCTTCTATTTAATCagtgcagccacacacactagCCAGACTCGGTTTCTAAAAACCCTCATTTAAAAGCCTTCCGTTACTCCACCTTTGACCCTTCCTGACATCCTGAACTCGCTTTCTACATGTTTGCCGCCGACGTTTGACCTTTTCCTGACAGACCTGGATTTATGGGACTCGTTCAGCTGCACTGTGCTGTGTTTTATGGTCCTGAAGCTGTTTGCAGCTCGGCGTTAGTAAGTTACTGCGACCCGACAAAGTCTTACAACTGACGGCTAAAATACCAACTTGTCGTCATGATGTTTGAGTTATTGGTAAAATGTGATTCTTCAAAAGGGTTTGGAGTGAGAAAAATATCATATTAAATTTGATTAAACATcttttagaataaaaacaaatttatttGAATCACTAAAATCCTTGTGCCATTTTCTGTTACAGAAGATGTGAAAATGgttgtattttatgacaataattggTAATTAATAGTCAATTAATTGGTCATTAACACAGATTTTAGGCTGATGatattaataatgattaataaGTTAATTTATTTGTCTCAGTGTCTGCAGGATTAAGCAGCTAGTTGCATTCATTTCTTTGCcgttatttcttatttttagcaTCATAGTTTCTAAATATGCTAAATTTAAGTTGAAAGAAACCCAGAAAAATGGAAATTGTACAGCTTTTAGTAAGTTCTGAGACGGCACTTAATATTTAAAgtattaaagaaaaaataagctGAATTTGAAAAAGGGAATTTCTTTGATCATTAAGAGATCGTTGCACCTGATGTGGAGTTAGTATTTTAAAAGTATCATCACTGGagaatttctttaaattaaCTCTTAACCCGATCTGGTCGTAAACCGTCGAGACGCGACACCAGATCCCGACCGTCCCAGTTTAGTTTCGTCGACGCTGCTGCTCTTCAGCTGTGGCCTCAGATCACGTTACGGCACAAATATTTCCGCCCGTCCATCAGAGCAGCAGCACATGCTGATCTCAGCGAACCTCGCACTGACATCATGACCTGAGCGACTACGGCGTTCAGCAGGGGTCAAAAAAACTTAAGTGTTTCCTCCACTCAATCTGTTctcatgtgtgttttcatgcaggTTGTGAACCGCAAAAAAACGCCAAGATGTCTGAGTAAGTCTGAACCACATcgtcttatttattattataataacatcCTTGTTTACAAGCACAGAATCTCTCTGAAAACAAGTgtaaaattgttatttatttataaagtgcTATTTGTTTAAACAATATTATCCTGAAATCATGAGCGAAATCTGCCAAAATACTGACTCTCAATCCATAATAGTACTTTAAAACAAGCAGAACTGCATTGGAAAAATATCAAATTATCTTCTCATCTAGATGATATTTTCACTTAGTAAAGTAAGAAATTCAGAGTTAATTAGTTCATGATAACATGTTGATCTGACTTTCTCCCAAACAGCAAAAAGATGAATTCCAGCCGCAAGCATCACCTGAAGGTAACTTAAAGACTCTGTGTATATAATTAAAGGTGCATTTCTTACAGTcctggataaaaaaaattagGTTTTCAAAGTTTGTCCTGAAATTATTAGCTTTAAAAATATTAGTAATGAGCTTTGAATCACTTCACAATGTCGACATATCCCATAAAAAGTCTGGTTGCATCAGAAATGTCATACTAACATGCTGTTTAGTACGCTaaaggctctcaggaagtgacgtggTAATGACTGCGGaaacatactactgtttattcacgctatagtatgttgaaggatagtacacatattgagtatgtagagcGTAGTATGAGATTTTGGACTCACCTTAAACTCAactctgtctgacttcctgtctgtggctctcagcttcAAGTCAAATAGAGTGCAGCCGGGGTGACGTATATTTGTAGTTAGcgtcgccctggttccctccactaacagccaacgggattgttccattgggtttagATTATTGCCGAAAATAAACCCTGTGGCAaaaacacgtttatgatactttcacgttttattcagcaagataatctcaaCAAATGAACtcaaatttatgattttttttaagtatgaatgcgatcgccagaagtaaaaatctaatgttaggctataaacaaactacaccacggtcacatgagcgcgagtatagacaacgaggctgtaaaggcggacgagtcggcgtgatgatgtttagtagtctcatgtagccacttgttagtaactttttaaagacagataaaggcttcaaaattcaccagtgggatatttactgacatattttagttttttatcaaATGTAAGGAAAATGGTGCATTTTTtgaggactattttcagcggcggattaatccacgtTTGGTGTCAGTCAGCTGAAATACCACCTCGTCATTACGTAATCTGAATTATTGTTAAAATGTGATTCTTTAAAAGGGTTTGGAGTgagaaaaaatattgtgattctAATTTGAAACATCTTTTTcattaataacatttatttatttgaatcaCTGAAATCCTTAAAAAGTGTACTGgttgtattttatgacaataactTGATTGTCAATTAATTGGTCATGAAAACAGATTTAGACTGATATGGTTAAGAAGTTATTTATTGAAGACATAAATCTTTaacaaacgttactcaaacaggaggaaatagtgcatgtgttggggactattttcagcggcggattaatccacatttggtggcTTGCCGCAAAAATTACCTTTTTCTACGGCtgggaggcgtgttcatgtgtttcaggcgggaagaagttctttgtaacatagattaacatgtcacaggatctgtttactgattggctgcgggtccTCTCTGTCCgttaaaagttaaacttttctcGACTTTAgtttggccgcacttcgccgcagAAACAAATGGCCGCAGCTCGCTGAGCTCGGGAGCGACCCctgcagcttttcatagacattgcatggtAGTTCACCACCGGCCGCACTTCGCCGCGGCTCTGGTGTGAGTTCGGCGTTAAACAGCGTTTCAGATCATGTTTGAAGTGATGAGTTTCATCATAGGATTCTTTAGAGATGTTGATAATGACTTCCTGAGTTCTCCGTgtataaaacaatgaaatacctGTTTGTTTGTCCTGCAGAGTCTGATCCTGTCGATCGCTCAGAAATGGCTGGAAACGGAGAAGAAGGAAGACATCGCGGCGAAGGAGGCCTACATGGCCGAAAACTGTCCTGCCGCGAAGACCAGCGGAGACCAGGCCACCCTGATGGTGAGAGGAGCATCAGAGAGTGACGGCTCAGTTATAGAGCCGTCATTTTGGAAGAACATTCAATGATGTGGTGGAAGAAGAAGTACTCGGatctttacttgagtaaatgtaacaACAGTGTAAAAATCAGTCCTTAAAATACCAAAAGTAATATTACTCATTCAgagtgttttttatatattctatatatattattggaatattattATTGCTGCATTTGGCTTCATTCCTGTTATTCAGCAACATTTCTGTTCCCAGGAATTACTTCCtgatattttctttaaaatggGTCAAATATTTATAACACATGGCTTAAATTATAGATTAAGGTCTTCTTTATCACatcaacaaatatatatatatatatatatatatattagggctgtcatcaATTCAAAGGGGATGTGACTGTAGTATCACAAAACTGTACATAAAAGTGCACGTTTAGATGTTGTACATGTATGTAATACGagtactgtgtgtgtctgtatctcGACAGGAATACTGCAAGAAGCTCCACAGCATCATTGACAAGATCGATGAGGAGAGATATGACATCGAGTCCAAAGTGCAGAAGTGTGACAAAGAGGTAAACGCTCTCTGACATGATGAACGACAACAATTACCCTTTTCTtataaacctttatttaaatgtcaatgtctctctctctctctctctctctctatctatctatctatctatctatctatctatatatatatatatatatatattcattaaattattgtatttgttcctgtatattttttgttatttatttttatcccttTATTTTTCCTACTCCTTTTGCTATTCCTTGAAGGGCCAAGCCCAGAGaaacacttccaccaaaggaaataaaaaatttaatttgacaACAAAAATTAACCTTTTcttttaaaactttatttaaatttcAATGTCAGTAACAGTTAAACAGTCCTCGACAgaatcttttctttctttcttcattttctttccttttccaaGTACACCCGTCCTCTATAGAGTGCCATAAAAAAAGAActaatctgtaaaagaataagaaaataaatgtggtaatatacaaaaatacaaagagaaataaaataaaataataataataataataataataataataataataactaaagaAATTAAAAGAACAACTATAAGaattttcttgtatttatttgttcatttatttctttatatatttctttatttatatatattttaaaatatttatttatttcattttaattactatatttttttattattattattatttattttatatcatatcatttatttatttttgtccctttacttttctttattctttcCCCTATTACGTTAGCTATTCTTTTAAGGGCCAAGATGTCAATCAGTTGGCTTTGTGCGGGACTCGTAAATtcctgcaaaaaataaataaataaatatattttttaaatatataaataaatatacacagatataaatgaacaaataaatgtaaaaataaatgaaaatgcttatgattattcttttaatttagttatttatctttacatttccacatttattttcttattcttccCCCTGCTGGTTATCAGAACAGATCATTTGGGATTAATGTTAACTGATTTTGGAGCTGGGGAAAGACGTAATTTCTGCCCTTGAATAGCTTTATTGTACTCGTCTGAATCCACTACTATCCCACACCAATGGAAAGAAATATACGCTGCCAACAACTGACATGGCTCTTGACAAAGAGAGTTTTAACAATGACCCTTTTTAACCTTTTTGTTTCCTTCTCTTAGATTGAAGACCTGAGGATCAAATTGGTGGATGTGAGAGGAGTGAAGAAACCCGCTCTGAAGAAAGTGCGTATGTCTGCCGACACCATGCTGAAGGCTCTGCTGGGCTCCAAGCACACGGTCAACATGGACCTGAGGGCCGGCCTGAAGCAGGTCAAGAAGGAGGTCAAAGAGGAGGTGAGTTTACACCATTTCAGATACTTTATTAGAGTAAGAATACTGTAAGAATACTCTATTACATTGAAAATGtttcttcagtaaaagtacatcAGTATAATCAGTAAAATGTAGTTAAATTATCAAACTGTGACTCTTGtactattatactgtatattctatcattagattattattactgatgcattaatgtaaaagcaggattttactgttgtagttgttgagctggagctcattttgaacaaataactaatgattattttaattatatgcTGATTATTTTAGTCCAAACctcaacattattactaatatgttaacattattagcattattactgatacattaacattattaacaataTTAAAAGGAAAGAAGCAAATCAATAACACTAATTAtcctgattaaaaaaacattatcataataacatttattctttaatttaGCGTGTCTGATTTTGTTCAAAATTGTTTGTCTGAAGTCAGAACTCGATATTTGCTATTAAAAAAGGTGTAAATACAATAGCATTACTATAATTAGTTACTGTAAGCTAAATGCATCTGTATCATGAATGAAAATATACGTATCAGATAAAGCTCTTTATTAGCAAATACTTGTTGGGACGtataaattattaattctaCCGATACAGTGATGTTAGCTTTGTTAGCATTGCTCCAAAAGAAGTGTTCTTATAGTAAGGATGGCCTGCTgttcttttatgaacataaataaatattaatataatttatatattttgcactcggcggctcacgttactgcgtTGTTTAACGGTGGCatctgtggtgtgatgaggttgatccaaccttgcaaagtgaagcgatgtgtagaatttctgagttttttctcacaaattatgattttataatctcagagaatatccaagtttttttctcgttacTTATGACTTTAATTACAGAGATTTTCTGTGATTTTTTCTCACACATtatgagtttatagtctcagaGAATAGCTGAGATTAGCTCCATAATGCATTCAtgttttacctacaatggctcCTCAGAGGAAGACCGTGATATTTCATTAAAAGACTttttgtcaaaaacaaacaaaaaacaaaacaaaaccagaaGTCTGAGATCAGATTTGTTGGAcatcaaaatgtctttttgtgtgagaaATTGTATTCTACGTACAATAAAGTCCAAATCTATAACATCTCTGAATTGTCTGTTTTACTTTTCTTCCTTCTACTTGACAACAAACTTGATTCTGATTAAattaactgtttgtttttttctcctctgcagCCGACAGAAGCTGCTGGCGACTGGCGTAAGAACATTGAGGATAAGGCCGACAGGAAGAAGATGTTTGAGACCGCCTAAACGTATCGctgctgtttgtctttgtgtttataTGAACTCCACGTGTGTTGGTTGAAGCCGGTGGTActgaacagcagcaggttaGCGTGTCTGAGAGGAGTCGCTCTGAAGGAAAGTTAAAGCTGTTtgaggattttattttttattttattgtctggCGCTTTGTTTGtctggatggaggaggaggaggttcacACACAACACCAAGTCTTAAACTCCACACATTCAGGGAAACATTCACACTAACTGAACCAtgttgaataaaaacaataaagtcAAATGTGGAAGAAAATGAgtgcgttgttttttttttgtctttgttgtctTTATTAGCACCTCTCCACCCACGGAAATGTTTTACCCAACACCAAAAATTATGTCTCTAAAATTTTCAGTAATTCTCTCTTTTATTCCAAACACAAAGGACTGAATCGGGCTTCAAAGCCTTCAACATtaatactggatttttttttttttttattggattttCGTGAGCCTAAAatcaaagtaattttttttaaatgtatatatcatttaaaaatatttttttatttatcctatatttttcagagaaaaaaaatcatatatatacacataaatgGTTTTCAATTactaataaaatgttatatttctgtatttttatgcctccgcaccGGCAACAGCTGTGGCCGGAGGTAttgtgtttttgggttgtccgtcccATTTACACGATATCTCAtaaacgcctggagggaatttcattacatttggactcgaggatgaactgattagaaaaTGTGGtgatcaaaggtcaaaggtcactgtgacgcCAACtctcctcctttacagcctccttgtgtttatactcgcgctcatgcgaccgtggcgtagtttgtttatagcctaacgttagctttttacttctggcgatagcatttacacttcaaaaatcataaagtggtgtttgtggagattatcttgatCTTCTGTTTCCcgcagagtttattttctgcaataatccaaaacccaatggaacaatctcATTTGGTTAttgcaaggcctatggaaaggaggctgggtcacatgtggacatgggtcttgaggtatggggtataacacatgcgcagtgtaactgaagctgcggtcgtgcgttgtgattggctcaattccgccgagtgcagaccagattttactgcgcatgtgttatacccccaaagatatgacgcgttgatgacgcgtgacccagcctcctctCCATAGGCCTTgggtttttgtcgagggaaccagggcgatgctaacttcctggttggcctatacAAATACGTCATCCCCGGAGCACTCTAAAACCAAATAGCTATTTAGGCTGAAAAAAGGAGGTTAGATTCGTTTCGTTGTCAAGACATCATCACTTTCTTTATGCTGATGAAACTGACgatttatattcattaaagaaagttgttttgataaaaaaaagatgaatttaTTTCATCACTGAATCACTTTAATTAAACTGATGATTTAGTtagaggatttgtaatttttttttagggggatgATGTTACAGTATTGGATATAATTTAGGACAAAACGTAAggtaatatacatatatatatatgtatatatatttatatatatacatatatatatatatatatatactgtatatatatgtatattaccttatatgtatatacatacatatatatgtatgtatatacatatatatacatatatatccatatcacataaacacacacatcatgtatatacacatacatacattattatttgtttgttagacaaaaaacattttcacatacAGACCTTCACCATTTTccattgttatatatatatatatatataagtgtttttatatatatatattatattattttcacCCTTATCGACTCTCTACTAATATAAATCTCTTATCTAATCTAAATAGTAAAATATTCAATATAGATACAAAATAATTCTGTAATCTACATTTTCATAACAACTGGGCTAAGAAAGCTCGTAGTTTAGGCTGGTCTTCATTCTTTCTGCTTAATCAGGTTTTAATTTATAACAGCCGGGACGTCGGGTGGAAGTAATGACTGTTAATCAGCTGTAAAACTAAACTCAGCAGCAGTGAGGATCTGAAAACCAGCGAGTCACACAGGTAAGAAATCCAGTAATGAAATATGATGAGTTGTGGTGGGATGTTAGAAAGTACATTTACACAAGTATTTAGTGCTGACGGCGCTGAAGAAGGTCACTAAAATAATCAGGAGTCATCCTctggaagggggggggggggggtcactgTAACTTTAACTAACTAAATTATAACGAGGTGGGTTTAAATAATGAGTCTGAACTGAAGTTTGTTGCCATTCAGTAACCAAAAACTTCCTCTAGTTCTAAGCTCACGGCTGGTTTCAGATAGATATTCCCCCGCCCTCCACTCACACACTCATCACTCTCCTTGTATGGCGCTGTGAGCTCGGCCTCCAGTCCGGCCTGCCGGGGGCCCGGTGGCTCCGGGACCTCTAAAGTTTCCTCAGTTTCTAACTTTAACCCGCCGTTCTGCGTGGGGGAATGTGAGGAGACGCCTCACAGTTATATTTAGATCATGTGACTTCACCAGACTCCCTTTAAAAAACGCTGCGTTTTCTCTCTCCGTCACCAGTCTGCTGCTCTTATGGCCGGGATTTAAATCTAGAATAAAAATGGCAtatatttaaccttttttttagcAGTTTTAGAATAAAAAGCATGATAAGACATTTTGTCTCTAGATATAGCTTGTGGCTCGGACAActaaaataatgaatataatCTGTTTAACACATGATTTCTTGTTTGAAAGGCCATAAAACACTTGAGGACGATTTAACCTGGATGCATTGTGTATGTTGCCTTCAGGTGCAGTACATACAacaattaaaggaaaaaaattcaccccaaaatgatcatttgtttATCAATTCCTCATCCCATATTACCTTGAACTCTTGAAGAAAACGTTGTTTTTCCTCtgatgcctccacggtgaacagagaatcagaaaacagagaaaagtctggatgaattgaagtaaatgggggccgcatttaacaacagcaaaactatatcaaaacatccgtttacaaactctcacagtctcatttatccagtcgtatacgctcactacttcccaaacacatgcatcttcactaACATTTTACTTCGGACTCACACGGACGAGCAGCACATCTTCGCAAGCGTGAGACTGTTTAtgcagaagtgttttaaatacttttttcaccattttccaATATTAATGCGATAATAGCACGTTAacacaattttgttttaatgtcactaatttctttaacgcattaacgcagcttgcggtttttagattgtagtggagtgaagatactggtatcatacaaaacctaaagaattcattggtaccaaccatgtcatactagttggTTGGGAAGGGGGATGAATAAATCTCAAAACTtatactaaattttggcgaggaaaaactgtcatggccattttcaaaggggtcccttgacctctgacctccagatatgtgaatgaaaatgggttctatgggtacccacgagtctcccctttacagacatgcccactttatgataatcacatgcagtttggggcaagtcatagtcaagtcagcacactgacacactgacagctgttgttgcctgttgggctgcagtttgccatgttaagatttgagcaaatttttttatgctaaatgcagtacctgtgagggtttctggacaatatttgtcattgttttgtgttgttcattgatttccaataataaatatacacatatatttgcataaagcagcatatttgtccactcccatgttgataagagtattaaatacttgaataaGGTTTTGAACacattacttttactttcagaGTGGtactagtacttttactgcagtaaaggatctgaatacttcttccatcactgcaAAGAAGCCTATTTATTTgtaggcaggcagacagagggAGCTACAGGTTGACACAAACGTTAGTTCtctcagaggtcagaggggTCTCACTTTGACCAATAGGGTTCTCTGAAAACTGATACTGGTTATTTTTGGCTGGCGGTCAGAATAACTGATGtacaaataaaccaaaataaataaaataactgaaTATTTCAAACCACATCAGAGAGGTCAGACTCacaactcacacaaacacaaataagaagaataaaagtctcactggtgtctccatcagggTGATCCTGCTCGGAGCTGAAACAGACCTCAGAGCAGCTGCTGGAGTTCGTCCTGCTGCTTCACGGTCAGTAGGGGGCGtctttgttctgtttttctgCTCTGAACTGCAGCTCAGGTTGACTTCAGACGATTCAGGTGATGAactgtaatctgtaaagtaactaaagctgtcagataaatgtagtggagtaaaaacaaaatacaatacttacctctgagatgtagtggaggagaagtagaaggaagcagaaaatgtaaatattccaGTAGAGTACAGCAAATGCAAAAAGGGGACTTCTCTGCCAACAATTCTCTGGATACAATCATGAACTGATGTCCAAACGTCCCGTACTTTGGGGCAATATAACTTGGGTGTACATTCCAGCATCCAGGGTCCCTTTTAAGCTTAACCCTCTACAATCTAGAGGGTGTCCAATACATTCTgttaactagaatggcactcggagagcgcagaaaTCCgtcaagctgcccgagtacgattgccccccctctccgtgcagcttgcgccatcatccacgtgtatttttgtttatgttgagatcagttgtacgtagcggagcagcgtaaaacacttcattcaaacttgacagaaacaaagtaaaactcacctaaaccgtcgtcgttactctttccaacaatctcCAAgtgtttaatgttaaaaaacgcCGAATCCACAGGtgtcccccccctctctccacaccccgctctctcgctctgtccctctctctgaaggaagaaggaaagaggcagggtgaagCGTCATGAAAGCATCATCAGTTTCACTGCGCATGtcctaaagcctgtggtgttaatgcacaggctgactggagttattaaaaaaaattcccagaaaccggatcatgatccggatcgccaccaaaatcgaatggattgtgcATTGTGCCACaacccacccctccaaaaattttaattcaaatccatcacggacttctggagtaatcctccaaacggacaaaccaacaaaccaacaaaccaacgcctaggaaggaggtaatAATCTTAAATTGGATGAACCTAGTGCGAATATCACGAACGTACTTTGTAAAATGTTGACCCATTCTTTTTCTGTAAATCTGTTTCCTTTACAGTTTTCAGGGGCCTGATGCTATATTTCTGTAGATGCATAGAGTAGTAAAGTGATGCTTCATGGCCCCTACCATAGCTGGAGATTATAAAAGAGGGGGTCTCTGCATCTTTTCGTTGACGAATTTCAGGTTCGGCTCTATGTAAAGGTTTACCGAGTACTGGAATACCACTCTGCACCCATTCTTTCCAACAGAATGGGTATTTACCGATACGTAGGCATGGATTGTACCATATACTAGAGGTCGTAATCAGGAAGGGGTCGATCGAGGGCTACAAAGC
The nucleotide sequence above comes from Sebastes fasciatus isolate fSebFas1 chromosome 4, fSebFas1.pri, whole genome shotgun sequence. Encoded proteins:
- the LOC141766533 gene encoding troponin I, fast skeletal muscle-like gives rise to the protein MSDKKMNSSRKHHLKSLILSIAQKWLETEKKEDIAAKEAYMAENCPAAKTSGDQATLMEYCKKLHSIIDKIDEERYDIESKVQKCDKEIEDLRIKLVDVRGVKKPALKKVRMSADTMLKALLGSKHTVNMDLRAGLKQVKKEVKEEPTEAAGDWRKNIEDKADRKKMFETA